Proteins from a single region of Streptomyces sp. Tu 3180:
- a CDS encoding bifunctional cytidylyltransferase/SDR family oxidoreductase, with product MSQHIAKPRTTAVILAGGTGQRVGLSIPKQLLKIAGKAVIEHTLTTFEKADSIDEIIVLMAQGYVPDVEKIVAKAGLTKVTKVIEGGSTRNETTERAIAALGEGLAEGEDLNVLFHDAVRPLLSQRVIDDCVTALERYQAVDVAIPSADTIIVTRTHGEDGEFITEIPDRSRLRRGQTPQAFKLSTIRRAYEVAAGDPNFQATDDCSVVLKYLPDVPIHVVAGDEYNMKVTQPVDVFIADKLFQLASTAAPEQNGEEAYRELLTGKTLVVFGGSYGIGKDIAELAESYGATVYALGRSTTGTHVENPEEVDDALSKAYAETGRIDYVVNTAGVLRIGKLAETDNATIEEALKVNYLAPVQIARSAYKYLAETSGQLLLYTSSSYTRGRAEYSLYSSTKAAMVNLTQALSDEWAGDGVRVNCINPERTATPMRTKAFGQEPAGSLLSSEAVARTSLDVLLSELTGHVIDVRQQDPTAGAARASGFEGALASVLDRQDGV from the coding sequence GTGTCCCAGCACATAGCCAAGCCCCGTACCACCGCAGTGATCCTGGCCGGCGGTACCGGTCAGCGGGTGGGTCTGTCGATCCCCAAGCAGCTGCTGAAGATCGCCGGCAAGGCAGTCATCGAGCACACCCTGACCACCTTCGAGAAGGCCGACTCGATCGACGAGATCATCGTGCTGATGGCGCAGGGCTACGTGCCCGACGTCGAGAAGATCGTCGCCAAGGCCGGGCTCACGAAGGTCACCAAGGTCATCGAGGGCGGCTCGACCCGGAACGAGACCACCGAGCGGGCCATCGCCGCGCTCGGCGAGGGCCTGGCCGAGGGCGAGGACCTCAACGTCCTCTTCCACGACGCCGTCCGCCCGCTGCTGTCGCAGCGCGTCATCGACGACTGCGTGACCGCGCTGGAGCGCTACCAGGCCGTCGACGTGGCCATCCCGTCCGCGGACACCATCATCGTCACGCGCACCCACGGCGAGGACGGCGAGTTCATCACCGAGATCCCGGACCGCTCCCGGCTGCGCCGCGGCCAGACGCCGCAGGCCTTCAAGCTGTCCACCATCCGCCGCGCCTACGAGGTCGCCGCCGGCGACCCGAACTTCCAGGCCACGGACGACTGCTCGGTCGTGCTCAAATACCTGCCGGACGTGCCGATCCACGTCGTCGCGGGTGACGAGTACAACATGAAGGTCACCCAGCCCGTCGACGTCTTCATCGCCGACAAGCTCTTCCAGCTCGCCTCCACCGCCGCGCCCGAGCAGAACGGCGAGGAGGCCTACCGCGAGCTGCTGACCGGCAAGACCCTGGTCGTCTTCGGCGGTTCGTACGGCATCGGCAAGGACATCGCCGAGCTCGCCGAGTCCTACGGCGCCACCGTCTACGCGCTGGGCCGCTCCACCACCGGCACCCACGTGGAGAACCCGGAGGAGGTCGACGACGCGCTGTCCAAGGCGTACGCCGAGACCGGCCGCATCGACTACGTCGTCAACACCGCGGGCGTCCTGCGCATAGGCAAGCTCGCCGAGACCGACAACGCCACCATCGAGGAGGCGCTGAAGGTCAACTACCTGGCCCCCGTGCAGATCGCCCGCTCCGCCTACAAGTACCTGGCCGAGACCAGCGGGCAGCTGCTGCTGTACACCTCCAGCAGCTACACCCGCGGGCGCGCCGAGTACAGCCTGTACTCCTCGACCAAGGCCGCGATGGTGAACCTCACCCAGGCCCTGTCCGACGAGTGGGCCGGCGACGGCGTCCGCGTCAACTGCATCAACCCGGAGCGCACCGCCACGCCGATGCGCACCAAGGCCTTCGGCCAGGAGCCCGCGGGCAGCCTGCTCTCCTCCGAGGCGGTGGCCCGGACCTCGCTGGACGTGCTGCTGTCGGAGCTCACCGGCCACGTCATCGACGTGCGCCAGCAGGACCCGACCGCGGGCGCGGCGCGGGCCTCCGGCTTCGAGGGGGCGCTGGCCTCGGTGCTGGACCGTCAGGACGGCGTGTAA
- a CDS encoding glycosyltransferase family 2 protein, translating to MTVTQPDVTVVIGAYEAMPYLVECLASVEAQTIGPERVEVIAVDDGSTDGTGEYLEEFADRAPMPVTVIRQENSGGPSGPRNVGLDKATGRYVFFLDADDRLGPEALERMVAMADRAGTDVVLGRVEGVNRGAPKSMWGRTLERTDVFSSNIKFTLSAQKLFRRALLDRHGMRFDESLFTGEDALFTMEAYLRADGVSVIADHTCYYLVGRDDGKHVTKSGDYTMRFDSARALMNLIADLVPEGPRRDQLMVRPFTVTLLPQFGPRFLKDSDRVRRHKLELAQPLMDVHWTEGVAGRLKVEERLRLHLVAERRLELLVDVLEFLRAKKQAPALLEKRGRRVYLAYPHFRDRAAGIPDSVYLASPREARAYPGYREGGAGSLLRRAVRRARRMLAPSDEVTPGGTAAAA from the coding sequence GTGACCGTGACGCAGCCTGATGTCACCGTGGTCATCGGGGCGTACGAGGCGATGCCGTACCTGGTCGAGTGCCTCGCCTCCGTGGAGGCGCAGACCATCGGCCCGGAGCGCGTCGAGGTCATCGCGGTCGACGACGGCTCGACCGACGGCACGGGGGAGTACCTGGAGGAGTTCGCGGACCGCGCGCCCATGCCGGTCACCGTGATCCGGCAGGAGAACTCGGGCGGCCCCAGCGGCCCGCGCAACGTGGGCCTGGACAAGGCCACCGGGCGCTACGTCTTCTTCCTGGACGCCGACGACCGGCTGGGCCCCGAGGCCCTCGAGCGGATGGTCGCCATGGCCGACCGCGCCGGCACCGATGTCGTCCTGGGCCGGGTCGAGGGCGTCAACCGCGGTGCGCCGAAGTCCATGTGGGGCAGGACGCTGGAGCGCACCGACGTCTTCTCCTCCAACATCAAGTTCACGCTCAGCGCGCAGAAGCTGTTCCGCCGCGCCTTACTGGACCGGCACGGCATGCGGTTCGACGAGTCCCTGTTCACCGGCGAGGACGCGCTGTTCACCATGGAGGCGTACCTGCGGGCGGACGGCGTCTCCGTGATCGCCGACCACACCTGCTACTACCTGGTGGGCCGCGACGACGGCAAGCACGTGACCAAGAGCGGCGACTACACCATGCGGTTCGACTCCGCCCGCGCCCTGATGAACCTGATCGCCGACCTCGTCCCCGAGGGCCCCCGGCGCGACCAGCTCATGGTGCGGCCCTTCACCGTCACGCTGCTGCCGCAGTTCGGCCCCCGGTTCCTCAAGGACTCCGACCGGGTGCGGCGGCACAAGCTGGAGCTGGCGCAGCCGCTGATGGACGTCCACTGGACCGAGGGCGTGGCCGGGCGGCTGAAGGTCGAGGAGCGGCTGCGGCTGCACCTGGTGGCCGAACGGCGACTCGAACTCCTCGTGGACGTCCTGGAGTTCCTGCGGGCGAAGAAGCAGGCGCCGGCCCTGCTGGAGAAGCGGGGCCGGCGCGTCTACCTCGCCTACCCGCACTTCCGCGACCGCGCGGCGGGCATCCCCGACTCCGTCTACCTCGCCTCTCCCCGCGAGGCCCGCGCCTACCCCGGCTACCGCGAGGGCGGCGCCGGCTCCCTGCTGCGCCGCGCGGTCCGCAGGGCCCGGCGGATGCTGGCCCCCTCCGACGAGGTCACACCGGGCGGGACGGCCGCGGCGGCATGA
- a CDS encoding alkaline phosphatase D family protein codes for MTGAVSPDRRRVLTAGAAVLGAAASSQLWLPATARAAGKPLPDGVFSLGVASGDPLPDGVVLWTRLAPDPLNGGGMPGHPVPVEWQLATDARFKKVVRRGTALARPAYGHSVHVDARGLRPDTTYWFRFRAGGQLSRTGRTRTAPAPHSSGGRLRVALASCQNWQHGYFTPYADMLDQDPDVVVFVGDYIYESTPSATGVRRHEGTGEPYSLTQYRNRYAQYRSDPDLAAMHANAPFVVTFDDHEVDNDFAGEIPQDPAKQAHDAFVARLTAAYQAYYEHMPVRATAVPTGPHIRMYRRLEFGRLARLNVLDTRQYRSDQATSQEGAQDPSLTMLGAEQKRWLVDGLRHSPARWNLIASQIMMAETDLQAGPGKLWFYDAWDGYQAERNALLQEFRRVRNPVVLTGDRHLTMISDLKADFADPRSAVVGAEFVGTSISSNGDQDQAAFRAQWDPRRADNPHWKLLDAHRGYHLFDIHRDRVDARVRVVDTVVRPRATARTLAALRVEDGRPGVHLV; via the coding sequence ATGACCGGAGCAGTGTCGCCCGACCGCCGCCGCGTCCTGACCGCCGGAGCCGCCGTGCTCGGTGCCGCGGCCTCCAGCCAGCTGTGGCTGCCGGCCACCGCCCGGGCGGCCGGGAAGCCGCTGCCCGACGGGGTGTTCAGCCTCGGCGTGGCCTCCGGCGACCCGCTGCCGGACGGGGTCGTGCTGTGGACCCGGCTCGCCCCGGACCCGCTGAACGGCGGCGGCATGCCCGGCCACCCCGTGCCCGTGGAGTGGCAGCTCGCCACCGACGCCCGCTTCAAGAAGGTCGTCCGCCGCGGCACCGCCCTGGCCCGCCCCGCCTACGGGCACAGCGTCCACGTGGACGCGCGCGGGCTGCGGCCGGACACCACGTACTGGTTCCGCTTCCGTGCCGGCGGGCAGCTCTCGCGCACCGGCCGCACCCGCACCGCGCCCGCCCCGCACAGCTCCGGCGGCCGGCTGCGGGTCGCGCTCGCCTCCTGCCAGAACTGGCAGCACGGCTACTTCACCCCGTACGCCGACATGCTGGACCAGGACCCGGACGTCGTGGTGTTCGTCGGCGACTACATCTACGAGTCCACCCCGTCGGCGACCGGCGTACGGCGTCACGAGGGCACGGGGGAGCCGTACAGCCTGACCCAGTACCGCAACCGGTACGCGCAGTACCGTTCCGACCCCGACCTCGCGGCGATGCACGCGAACGCCCCCTTCGTGGTCACCTTCGACGACCACGAGGTCGACAACGACTTCGCCGGCGAGATCCCGCAGGACCCCGCCAAGCAGGCGCACGACGCGTTCGTCGCCCGGCTGACGGCGGCCTACCAGGCGTACTACGAGCACATGCCGGTGCGCGCGACCGCCGTCCCCACGGGCCCGCACATCCGCATGTACCGCCGGCTGGAGTTCGGCCGGCTCGCCCGGCTCAACGTGCTGGACACCCGGCAGTACCGCAGCGACCAGGCCACCAGCCAGGAAGGCGCCCAGGACCCGTCGCTGACGATGCTCGGCGCCGAGCAGAAGCGGTGGCTGGTCGACGGGCTGCGCCACTCGCCGGCCCGCTGGAACCTGATCGCCTCCCAGATCATGATGGCCGAGACGGACCTCCAGGCGGGCCCCGGCAAGCTCTGGTTCTACGACGCCTGGGACGGCTACCAGGCCGAACGCAACGCACTGCTCCAGGAGTTCCGGCGGGTGCGCAACCCCGTCGTGCTCACCGGCGACCGCCACCTGACGATGATCAGCGACCTCAAGGCGGACTTCGCCGACCCGAGGTCCGCGGTCGTGGGCGCCGAGTTCGTCGGCACGTCCATCTCCAGCAACGGCGACCAGGACCAGGCCGCCTTCCGCGCGCAGTGGGACCCGCGGCGCGCGGACAACCCGCACTGGAAGCTGCTCGACGCCCATCGCGGCTACCACCTGTTCGACATCCACCGCGACCGCGTGGACGCGCGCGTGCGGGTCGTCGACACCGTGGTCCGGCCGCGGGCCACGGCGCGCACGCTGGCCGCGCTGCGGGTCGAGGACGGCCGGCCCGGCGTCCACCTCGTCTGA
- a CDS encoding glutamate-5-semialdehyde dehydrogenase: MTTLSPYDSMSPVNQAAYRAKAAAATLGPLPRAAKDDALLAIADALEVRTSEIVEANAQDVAKARETGVGEGMIDRLTLTPERVRAIAADVRDVAALPDPVGEVVRGSTLPNGIDLRQVRVPLGVVGIIYEGRPNVTVDAAALCLKSGNAVLLRGSSSAYRSNTALVRVLRDAVGGSGLPADAVQLVPGESRDSVRELMRARGLVDVLIPRGGASLINTVVQESVVPVIETGTGNCHVYVDAAADLDMAVEILVNSKAQRVGVCNAAETLLVHQDIAPEFLPRALDALADAGVTVHADERVMAYAKDSRATVVEATAEDWETEYLSHDIAAAVVDSLDRAVEHIRLWTSGHTEAIVTTSQAAARRFTQLVDSTTVAVNASTRFTDGGQFGFGAEIGISTQKLHARGPMGLPELTSTKYIVTGDGHVRR; the protein is encoded by the coding sequence ATGACCACGCTCTCGCCGTACGACTCGATGTCCCCGGTCAACCAGGCCGCCTACCGGGCCAAGGCCGCCGCCGCCACCCTCGGGCCGCTGCCGCGCGCGGCGAAGGACGACGCGCTGCTCGCCATCGCGGACGCGCTGGAGGTCCGGACGAGCGAGATCGTCGAGGCCAACGCCCAGGACGTGGCCAAGGCCCGCGAGACCGGCGTCGGCGAGGGCATGATCGACCGGCTCACGCTCACCCCGGAGCGGGTGCGCGCGATCGCGGCCGACGTGCGGGACGTGGCCGCGCTGCCCGACCCGGTCGGCGAGGTCGTCCGCGGCTCCACGCTGCCCAACGGCATCGACCTGCGCCAGGTCCGGGTGCCGCTCGGCGTCGTCGGGATCATCTACGAGGGCCGGCCCAACGTCACGGTCGACGCCGCCGCCCTCTGCCTGAAGTCCGGCAACGCGGTGCTGCTGCGCGGATCGTCCTCCGCCTACCGGTCGAACACCGCTCTGGTGCGCGTGCTGCGGGACGCCGTGGGAGGGTCCGGGCTGCCCGCCGACGCCGTGCAGCTGGTGCCCGGCGAGAGCCGGGACAGCGTGCGCGAGCTGATGCGCGCCCGCGGCCTGGTCGACGTGCTCATCCCGCGCGGCGGCGCCTCCCTGATCAACACGGTCGTCCAGGAGTCGGTCGTCCCGGTCATCGAGACCGGCACCGGCAACTGCCACGTCTACGTCGACGCGGCGGCCGACCTCGACATGGCGGTGGAGATCCTGGTCAACTCCAAGGCCCAGCGGGTCGGCGTCTGCAACGCCGCCGAGACCCTGCTGGTCCACCAGGACATCGCGCCCGAGTTCCTGCCGCGCGCCCTGGACGCCCTGGCCGACGCCGGGGTCACCGTGCACGCCGACGAACGCGTGATGGCGTACGCCAAGGACTCCCGCGCCACCGTCGTGGAGGCCACCGCGGAGGACTGGGAGACCGAGTACCTCTCCCACGACATCGCCGCCGCCGTCGTCGACTCCCTCGACCGGGCGGTGGAGCACATCCGGCTGTGGACCTCCGGCCACACCGAGGCCATCGTCACCACCTCGCAGGCGGCCGCCCGCCGCTTCACCCAGTTGGTGGACTCCACCACGGTCGCCGTGAACGCCTCCACCCGGTTCACCGACGGCGGCCAGTTCGGCTTCGGCGCGGAGATCGGCATCTCGACGCAGAAGCTGCACGCCCGGGGACCGATGGGCCTGCCCGAGCTGACCAGCACGAAGTACATCGTCACCGGCGACGGCCACGTGCGGCGCTGA
- a CDS encoding polysaccharide pyruvyl transferase family protein: MSHNVRRTKRILLRSGKSPYDVVPVEEALHRDVIATNSGNLIFSDAAHKILETPHTEVVSNGIKTDVNAAGRINEEYDAFVVPLANAFRPSFEPQLKRLTRLIGRLRIPVVVLGVGAQTGLNYDPARLKPMERSVRDFVSAVLDRSASIGVRGEFTEKYLKDLGFRDVEVIGCPSLFMYGEELPVRKRVPELTADSRIAINGSHDAVRKLGLDRIIRRTHARYPNLRFIGQNLSDAQQLHWRDLSHPNGKVKEMPTHPDHPMYREDKARVYIDPVTWIDDLRDFDFSFGSRIHGNIAALLAGTPATVLCSDSRTLELCRYFEIPYRTLDELPEDVDPARLYEEADFGALTGNHHQRYQRFTAFLDKNGLENTFTHGDGGAAHEKRLNSLDFPEGVRPWIDTDPASLIARFGWLHTRVSELTADNARLKRELARAKAGARGTVAAPVTTSVYRRARRVVGAPLRRALRGGPH; this comes from the coding sequence GTGTCACACAACGTTCGCCGCACGAAGCGCATCCTCCTGAGATCAGGGAAAAGCCCCTACGACGTCGTGCCCGTGGAGGAGGCCCTGCACCGCGACGTCATCGCCACCAACTCCGGCAACCTGATCTTCAGCGACGCCGCGCACAAGATCCTGGAGACGCCGCACACCGAGGTGGTCTCCAACGGCATCAAGACGGACGTGAACGCGGCGGGCCGGATCAACGAGGAGTACGACGCCTTCGTCGTCCCCCTGGCCAACGCCTTCCGGCCCTCCTTCGAGCCCCAGCTGAAGCGGCTGACGCGGCTGATCGGCAGGCTGAGGATCCCGGTGGTCGTCCTGGGCGTCGGCGCGCAGACCGGGCTGAACTACGACCCCGCGCGCCTGAAGCCGATGGAGCGGTCGGTGCGCGACTTCGTCTCCGCGGTCCTGGACCGCAGCGCCTCGATCGGTGTGCGCGGCGAGTTCACCGAGAAGTACCTGAAGGACCTCGGCTTCCGGGACGTCGAGGTCATCGGGTGCCCGTCGCTGTTCATGTACGGCGAGGAGCTCCCGGTGCGCAAGCGGGTGCCGGAGCTGACGGCCGACTCCCGGATCGCGATCAACGGCTCGCACGACGCCGTGCGGAAGCTGGGCCTGGACCGGATCATCAGGCGGACGCACGCGCGCTACCCGAACCTGCGGTTCATAGGCCAGAACCTCAGCGACGCGCAGCAGCTGCACTGGCGGGACCTGTCCCACCCGAACGGGAAGGTCAAGGAGATGCCGACGCATCCCGACCACCCGATGTACCGGGAGGACAAGGCCCGCGTCTACATCGACCCGGTGACCTGGATCGACGACCTGCGGGACTTCGACTTCTCCTTCGGCTCCCGCATCCACGGCAACATCGCCGCGCTGCTGGCCGGCACGCCCGCGACCGTGCTGTGCTCGGACTCGCGCACGCTGGAACTGTGCCGCTACTTCGAGATCCCGTACCGGACGCTCGACGAGCTGCCCGAGGACGTCGACCCGGCGCGGCTGTACGAGGAGGCCGACTTCGGCGCCCTGACCGGCAACCACCACCAGAGGTACCAGCGGTTCACCGCGTTCCTGGACAAGAACGGCCTGGAGAACACCTTCACCCACGGTGACGGCGGCGCGGCCCACGAGAAGCGGCTGAACTCGCTGGACTTCCCCGAGGGCGTCCGCCCCTGGATCGACACCGACCCCGCCTCGCTCATCGCGCGCTTCGGCTGGCTGCACACCCGGGTCAGCGAACTGACCGCGGACAACGCCAGGCTGAAGCGCGAACTGGCACGCGCCAAGGCCGGCGCGCGCGGGACCGTCGCCGCCCCGGTGACCACCTCGGTGTACCGCCGCGCCCGCCGCGTGGTGGGCGCCCCCCTGCGCCGGGCCCTGCGGGGAGGACCCCACTAG
- a CDS encoding FG-GAP-like repeat-containing protein, which translates to MAARFPRRTAPSRPVRIALAAGVVLVAGALAAPGASAAPAQAPAAGTARPHDDFNGDGYADLAVAAPTATVGGKRGAGYVAVLYGSENGLRTATRQVFSQNTAGVPGSAETDDEFGSALATADLDRDGYADLVVGVAREDTADGGADSGLVEVVWGGPRGLSGGAALASGGNAHEGLGAHGHLTAGDVDGDGDPDVVTVENLHDLRVLRGPFGRDGAGAGGEQTVRDDFDSRVLDLAAGDVNGDGVTDVAATENDGDEYDARRIVYWQGTRDGLTPYRLVDEADGTRLQGGENLDVGDVNADGYDDIVVGRAVDGYDSDLDNPRVKGGRVTWIPGAPQGPDGARAVHLNQDSPGVPGTAEDGDAFGTGVRIGDVDGDGHPDVVTGLPGEDLGRVSGAGSVVVLRGTADGLTGAGARAVTQDTADVPGTAEKDDRFGRAAYLGDANGDGRADLAVGAPGENAGAGSVWCLRSSATTVVSPGGTTVFGAGTLGTVAQDAGLGTAFAR; encoded by the coding sequence ATGGCAGCCCGTTTCCCACGCCGCACCGCCCCCTCCCGTCCGGTGCGGATCGCCCTCGCGGCCGGTGTCGTGCTCGTCGCGGGCGCCCTCGCGGCGCCCGGCGCGTCCGCCGCTCCCGCCCAGGCGCCGGCCGCCGGTACCGCGCGGCCCCACGACGACTTCAACGGCGACGGCTACGCCGACCTCGCGGTGGCGGCGCCCACCGCCACCGTCGGCGGCAAGAGGGGAGCCGGGTACGTCGCCGTGCTGTACGGATCGGAGAACGGTCTGCGCACGGCGACCCGGCAGGTGTTCAGCCAGAACACCGCCGGGGTGCCGGGCAGCGCCGAGACGGACGACGAGTTCGGCAGCGCCCTGGCCACCGCCGACCTCGACCGGGACGGGTACGCGGACCTGGTCGTCGGCGTGGCGCGCGAGGACACCGCCGACGGCGGCGCCGACTCGGGGCTGGTGGAGGTGGTGTGGGGCGGCCCCCGGGGGCTGTCCGGCGGTGCCGCGCTCGCGTCCGGAGGGAACGCCCACGAAGGTCTCGGAGCCCATGGCCACCTGACCGCAGGCGACGTCGACGGCGACGGCGACCCGGACGTCGTGACGGTCGAGAACCTGCACGACCTGCGGGTTCTGCGCGGACCCTTCGGCCGGGACGGTGCCGGCGCGGGCGGCGAGCAGACGGTCAGGGACGACTTCGACAGCCGCGTCCTCGACCTCGCCGCCGGCGACGTGAACGGCGACGGCGTCACGGACGTCGCCGCCACCGAGAACGACGGCGACGAGTACGACGCCCGCCGGATCGTCTACTGGCAGGGCACCCGGGACGGGCTGACCCCGTACCGCCTCGTGGACGAGGCCGACGGGACCCGGCTGCAGGGCGGGGAGAACCTCGACGTCGGGGACGTGAACGCCGACGGGTACGACGACATCGTGGTCGGGCGCGCCGTGGACGGGTACGACAGCGACCTCGACAACCCGCGCGTCAAGGGCGGCCGGGTCACCTGGATCCCCGGCGCACCGCAGGGCCCCGACGGGGCGCGGGCCGTTCACCTCAACCAGGACAGCCCCGGCGTGCCCGGCACCGCCGAGGACGGTGACGCCTTCGGCACCGGCGTACGGATCGGCGACGTCGACGGCGACGGCCACCCGGACGTCGTCACCGGGCTGCCCGGCGAGGACCTCGGCCGCGTGAGCGGCGCGGGCTCGGTCGTCGTGCTGCGCGGCACCGCGGACGGGCTCACCGGGGCCGGCGCCCGGGCGGTCACGCAGGACACCGCGGACGTGCCGGGCACCGCCGAGAAGGACGACCGCTTCGGCCGGGCCGCGTACCTCGGTGACGCGAACGGCGACGGGCGCGCCGACCTCGCCGTCGGCGCGCCGGGGGAGAACGCGGGCGCCGGGTCGGTGTGGTGCCTGCGCTCCTCCGCGACGACCGTGGTGAGCCCCGGCGGCACGACCGTCTTCGGCGCGGGCACCCTCGGCACCGTCGCGCAGGACGCGGGGCTGGGCACCGCGTTCGCCCGCTGA
- the proB gene encoding glutamate 5-kinase — translation MGEARRIVVKVGSSSLTTAAGGLDADRVDALVDVLAKVRSGGEREIVLVSSGAIAAGLAPLGLRRRPEDLARQQAAASVGQGLLVARYTASFARYGVRVGQVLLTSDDMSRRAHHRNASRTLDKLLAMGAFPVVNENDTVATDEIRFGDNDRLAALVAHLVHADLLVLLSDVDGVYDGDPARPGTSRISEVRGPGDLAHVEIGSAGKAGVGTGGMVTKVEAARIAAAAGIPVVLTSAVHAADALAGGDTGTYFHPTGKRSADRLLWLQHASTPQGSLTLDDGAVRAVVQRRKSLLPAGIAGVEGEFSAGDPVELRDGEGRAVARGLVNFDAKEIPLLIGRSTRELARDLGPEYEREVVHRDDLVVLHP, via the coding sequence GTGGGCGAGGCCCGCAGGATCGTCGTCAAGGTCGGCTCCTCGTCGCTGACCACCGCGGCGGGCGGTCTGGACGCCGACCGCGTCGACGCGCTCGTCGACGTGCTCGCCAAGGTCCGCAGCGGCGGGGAGCGGGAGATCGTCCTGGTCTCCTCCGGTGCCATCGCCGCCGGTCTCGCCCCGCTGGGCCTGCGCCGCCGGCCCGAGGACCTCGCCCGCCAGCAGGCCGCCGCCAGCGTCGGCCAGGGCCTGCTGGTCGCCCGCTACACCGCCTCCTTCGCCCGTTACGGCGTCCGGGTCGGCCAGGTGCTGCTGACCTCCGACGACATGAGCCGCCGCGCCCACCACCGCAACGCCTCCCGCACCCTCGACAAGCTGCTGGCGATGGGCGCCTTCCCGGTCGTCAACGAGAACGACACCGTCGCCACCGACGAGATCCGCTTCGGCGACAACGACCGCCTCGCCGCCCTCGTCGCCCATCTGGTCCACGCCGACCTGCTGGTGCTGCTGTCGGACGTGGACGGCGTGTACGACGGCGACCCCGCCAGGCCCGGCACCTCCCGGATCTCGGAGGTGCGCGGCCCCGGGGACCTCGCCCACGTCGAGATCGGCAGCGCCGGCAAGGCCGGCGTCGGCACCGGCGGCATGGTCACCAAGGTCGAGGCCGCCCGGATCGCCGCCGCCGCCGGCATCCCGGTGGTGCTGACCAGCGCGGTCCACGCCGCCGACGCGCTCGCCGGCGGCGACACCGGCACCTACTTCCACCCCACCGGCAAGCGCTCCGCCGACCGGCTGCTGTGGCTCCAGCACGCGTCCACCCCGCAGGGCTCGCTCACCCTGGACGACGGGGCGGTGCGCGCGGTCGTGCAGCGCCGCAAGTCGCTGCTGCCGGCCGGCATCGCCGGCGTCGAGGGCGAGTTCAGCGCGGGCGACCCGGTCGAGCTGCGGGACGGCGAGGGGCGGGCGGTGGCGCGCGGACTCGTCAACTTCGACGCCAAGGAGATCCCCCTCCTGATCGGCCGTTCGACCCGCGAACTCGCCCGGGACCTCGGGCCGGAGTACGAGCGCGAGGTCGTGCACAGGGACGACCTGGTGGTCCTGCACCCGTAA